Part of the Amphiura filiformis chromosome 9, Afil_fr2py, whole genome shotgun sequence genome is shown below.
CTACAAGGTGATACCCTTGCTCCCTATCTGTTTGTGATAGTGCTCGACTATGCTTTGAGAATGGCTATAGATGGCAAGGAAGAAGCACTCGGATTCCATCTAGAAAGGAGAAAGAGCCGACGAGTTGGGCCAGATGTGGTAACCGACCTGGACTTCGCGGATGACATCGCCCTCCTGTCAGAGGAAACTAAGCAAGCTCAGGAACTGCTGCGAAGGGTCGAAACATCAGTCGGAAGAGTCGGCTTAAAGAtgaatgccaccaagacaaagtTTATGTCTTTTAACCAAGATCAGCAGGTTAACATCAGCACAAATAATGGCACAAAGCTAGTTGAAGTGAAAGACGTCAAATATCTcggagcatggatggctagcacagagCACGATGTCAAAACACGTAAGGCAGCAGcttggagagcatgtaacagcctaaacaagatctggaagtctgctctaccaaagaaaTTACAACTGCGGGTTTTCAGTGCAACAGTGGATTCTGTGTTAACATATGGATGCGAAGCCTGGACCATAACCCCTGGTTAAAGAGCTGGACGGATGTTACTCTCGAATGCTTAGGGCAGCgtacaacatccattggaagcagcatttaaacaacaaagagctgtatggagaTCTTCCAAGACTCTCAGAGAAGATTAGAGAAAGGAGTACACGCTTCGCTGGACACTGCTTCAGGAGTAAGTGCGAACCTGTCGCCAATCTGATAACCTGGacacccaaacatggaacaagaaaccctggtagaccaccccttacattATGTAGATGTTCTCAAGCAGGACACTGGACTACAAGCACCAgacctgggaacggcgatgcaggacaggaggatatggaaagctgtcgtggttcgggaaaaccacccgaaataagcaagtaagcaagtaagtaagcatgTGTGTGGAGATGCATTGCAAGGTTTCCAAATTCGGCACCAGACTAGTCTCAACAGCTGAGTAGAAAAAGGTGGCAAATTACTTCCAACTGCAGGCGCAAAAATGTTGATGAGTGATGAAACACTGAAGCAGTACAATATGATATtccaatattttgggttttgagtACTGCCTGCTTTGATTGAGGTGGTAAAAATGAGGGAATTTTGAAGTTATTTTAGAGCTCGGATGTTGCCCATGCCATGTTAATATTCCTCACTTGGAGTCTTTTGTGTCGTCCAGTTAGTATCATAGATTCTGTTAACACTAGAGGTAGTGTAAATGGCGATTTATATGTtccaaagtgcaatacaaattATGATAAAAGCTCTTTCCGATACAAAGGTAGCGTATTATGGAATGTTATTTCGAAAGATATTCGTCAAGTCAACTCACTaatgcaatttaaaaggaaactCAAAGAAGACCTGAAATTGTAGCACAACTGATTCTGCAGCTCATACAtgttaaatgtttttaaatttttcgtgTTTCTCTGAATTATTTTAAATTATGCTGTAtaatataatgtattttaatgctgtgtaatatttatgtcagctcatttgttatggtttctaataatgtataatctacgtgtattttaatgcttaatgtttgtctcagggccctactgaaaatcaacattttaataaataaataaataaataaataaataaataaataaataaataaataaataaataaataaataaataaataaataaataaataaataaataaataaataaataaataaataaatattgtgttGTCATTGTTGATGTTAGTGATCATTTtcctatctataataaattactgaatttggcgaattggtaaggctaaaaacttctacggtttacattattttggaaaatggattTTTGCGTTGTATAgagtaaggttgtccgcaccccaataaaacgtccaattttgtttttgttaatggtgtcaaataatgttaattacTTTAAAAAGCACTAAAAGCTCCCTGCGAGCTGAAACTTTTCActccaacacaatacactaatgttgacatagcctgaaatagGCCTTTtgtcctgtcatcggtgtgaagATATTATGCCtgaagtctcaactattacatgacacagtagaaattAACATATATTGTTTAtgcaactaatttgtcaacattagcatgtattctgtgttcaaCAGTGTTTGTTTTTATGGAAAACATAAttatagtcaacagtagagtgtttgtttattgaattagtttgtaaatgaaggacaaattaatcagggttgccaaacctgtggtttggttacccaaatgggtgacttttgaacaatttccctgagatttccctgggcctcaaggaagaacagatgattaattgtgttttcaactgattgagtgtcccaggttaaagaagaaataaaacaaaacaaacaaacaaagttcccataggaacagatcatggttaagaaaaaaaattgggtgattttgcAGCAATGCAGGTGCAAGTCTGGTAAGGATAAGTATTTGGATGTCTTGAaagcctacatttattcaactaaGGGACTGGGTCGGAGAGGGTTTGTCTGATACAGGAGCAGCTGACAGGTAATTtgtgtctgtgcaaaatatttaggcccatgTGGAACGTAAGTGtcctacaaaattgtaaatttattttggttgttctgagactgcacttcaaactgtgctgcatcaggtgaaattgcaccacaactttgaAAGTGGGGTGCACCCCAAGGTAACAAAATTAACTCAAACATTGAAATTGCATCTGAACTTCTCAATTGTAATTCTAAATGACAATATCCTCTCACAtcactaatcacattaaatagaacatttaaaacaaaatgatataaaatatcagtaccacaaaagacagtgaccgcgaaagacggtgaccgcgaaagacgggtgactgctAGTTTATCAAGTTACCAAGTCTGCTTCTGTTTCTATCATTAATTTAACTCAAATTCCAACTCGGCTCTTCAACCAAACCAGAGATAACaactttcaaaataatttaagttTAGTCGATTGGAATTGCATCACGGATCTTACATATAATGCTTTTATTCATAAATTTGCTgatgtttataatttttattttccaATTAGGTCAAAACGCCTCACTAAATCTAGCCGTCGTCGCATTCCTCGTAAACCTTGGATTGCCTCAGCGATTTTAAAATCTATTCTTCGCAAagaaaatttcacaaaaagtaTGTAAGTCGTCCTACTGAACTTGCTTATGTGGCTTATCGTAATAACCTTACTGCTTTAATCAGAATTTCTAAGCGTCGCTATTATGCTGAGAAACTTGAAGAATCTAAGTTTAATTCAAAGCAAACTTGGAATGTTCTTAATAACACTTGGGACGACAAAGAGGACCTAAAAATAGTccttcctttttcaaaattaatgaTTCTCAAATTTCTGATCCTCAAATTATCGCCGACAATTTTAAttcttattttgttaatattggtCCTGATTTGGCACGTAACATTCATCATACAGACATTAATTTTCAACATTATATCAGATAAATCAATTCTTCCACCAGTTCTCTATTTTTCTCACCAACTGATGTAACAGAAGTCCTGTCCATCTGCAAAACATTGAAGTCTGGTGCTAGTAGCGGATTTGATGACATAAAACTGGACGTTGTTAAATCAGTCAGGGATTTAATAGCACCTCCTCTTGTTCATATATTTAAATTATCGTTAAGTTCTGGTGTATTGCCCGAAAAGCTCAAGATTGTTTAAGTAGTTCTTGTTTTTAAAAGTGGTGAGAATGATATTTTggcaattataggcctatattggtcTTACCtgttttttctaaaattttggaacgtataATCCACAAAAGACTTCATAGTTTCATTCATAGCTTTGATTTACATCATAAAAATCAATTTGGGTTTTGTCCTAATTTTTCATCAGAAATGGTCATTCTTCAaacatataataatattatttccgtTCTTGATAGGAGAAAAtatactattgggctattcctggcCCTCTCTCGAAGGCTTTCGACACCATAAACCATGCTATTCTTCTTTCCAGGCTTCCTCATTACGGTATTCGTGGCGTAGTCTTCGAGTGGTTCAGGAGCTATCTCACTAACAGATCTCAATTTGTTACTTATAATCATCATAAATCGTCTTTATTAAATATCTATTGCGGAgttcctcaaggctcaattttagggcctttatttttcattatttatataaatgatttaaTGTCTGCTGGTAAAAATTCCCATTTTATTTTATATGCCGATGATACTTATATGTTGGTTTCTCACAATGATTTGAATCAAttaattagtaatattaattacgATCTTGCGAATATCTCTACTTGGTTCAAGGCGAATAAGTTATCTCTTAATATTAACAAAAGTAattatatgatttttaaaaacaGGTTCAGTAACCGCAATTATCCAGATTTTCATATCGCCATTGATAATTATATTATTTCTCGAGTTTCCAGCACATAATTCCTTGGTTTAATTCTGGATGAATGCCTAACTTGGGAAGATTATTGCAAATACTGTCTGAAAATATTCTGGTATACGCTTCAGACTAAAGCACGTTTAACATGTAAACATCTTGTTCTCATTATATAATACTTTAGTTCATCCACATATTCATTACTGTAGTTTAATTTGGGCTGATCGTAATAATTGCAATTTAGATTTAGTTCATCGCAAACACTGTACATGATATTCATAATGTATCTAAAGCTGTATTTATGTATAAATGTACGAATAACGTACTGCCTATAAATTTGTCTGATTATTTTTTTTGCGGTCAATAGAATTCATAATTAATTCGCCTTCATAATGTTGTCTCTGATCTTGCCAGAAATACAATCAGAAGACATGGTCCCATTTTATGGAACGCCATTGAGACAACTATTCGTATTTGCTTTTCagttaaaaaatttaaattaatgtaTAAATCAAATTAACTGTCCAAGTGGTGATTATTTCTATGTACTGATTGTTATTCAAGTTAAATACTAGTCTCATTTTTCTGTAGTCCTCACTTCCACACCATTCTGTCCATTTCGTGTCATTTGCTCTTATGCCCAGCTAATCATGCTTTTTACACGCTTGTTTTGTTCTTCCCAGTGGTCTTGACCAACTGTTTGGGAGTGTGGTTTTATTTTATAGATCTGCCTTTGGTGCTAACATGTATTTATTACTTGTAGGTCATGTCCCTGTCTACATATAAATGGTCTTTTTTGGTCATCCTTCCATTATGTATTATATATCTTTTCATTGCGTTGTTgatatggtaaataaataaactgaaactgcaAACTGAAACTGAAATTCTTTTTCAGACTTACCCTGTATTAGCTTTGTACTTTACCCGAAGTATCAACATACTATTTGTGAACTCATAAGTCAATGAACCgaaagatatttatttcaaagcGAACAATACCATGACATATGACATGAACCGTGTCAGTTGACATCCAATTTACAGAGTTAACATGTTATGTATGTGTAATATTGGTTTTACACTGAATCCTGAGACTTTATGTTGCTGTTTCTACATTAAATGAAAGATGAAAGATACATTGCATTGTGCAGTTGAGTAATTTGGCAGTGTGAGAAGGAGTTAAAACGGGGTGTGGGTGTGTATGTGTCTTATGCTGAGACTGGGGTGAATCAAACACAATGATTCTAATCAATTGTTCAAGTTTCAACTGTTCAAGTTTCAACTGTTCAAGCTAATCTGCAACTGAACCAGTGGCTCTGACATTCAATATGGCCCTTTCAGATGATATGATTTGTTCGGATATAATGACTGCTTTCGAACCTGGTGGCAAAACGGATAAAATACCTGTTACGGTTGTAATGGATTTTTTGACGAGTAAATATCCGAACATAAAGACAACTGAGAAAAGAGGACGTCTATTTCAGAAGGCTTTTAAGAACATAGGCCATCAAATTAGAAGAATGAGACCGGGTTCGCGAGGGAAAATGAAACcaatttgttattattatgttcGCATGATACACACAGTACCTGCGACTCCTGAAGAGTTGGAAAGAGAAACACAACCGAATTCAGAACCTATGTGTCAGAGAGTAGAACTTAGTGAAGAGCTTCATAAGGAAAACGAGTTAGATAAGGAAAAGCTCAGAAGGTTGGAAGCAGAAGCGAATGCAAATCTTCTAGAAATAAGGCTGGCTGAGCAACAAAAACAGCATCTAGCGGATAAAACTGGAATAATGAACGTCGTGAATAGCTTGAAAATGGAGTTAAAGATGGAACATTTGAGGAACGAAACGGCAGAAAAGGAACTTCAACATTCAGTGGCTAGACTAGATCTAGAACGGGATGTTAGATGGAAAGCTGTTCAGGATTTGACCAAGGTAAAACCTCAGACGCACAAATATGTACCCGAACTTGATTGCGGTCATACATCTAATTTGAATAAAACTCTTGGCACGGGCATATTTGGACGCGTAAAATTGCATCAGTATCAAGAACAGAAAATTGCAGTGAAGGATTTTTCACTGAATCCAAGGGGAGTCTCCAAAGCAACGTTAGAAACATGTGT
Proteins encoded:
- the LOC140161401 gene encoding uncharacterized protein isoform X2, with protein sequence MALSDDMICSDIMTAFEPGGKTDKIPVTVVMDFLTSKYPNIKTTEKRGRLFQKAFKNIGHQIRRMRPGSRGKMKPICYYYVRMIHTVPATPEELERETQPNSEPMCQRVELSEELHKENELDKEKLRRLEAEANANLLEIRLAEQQKQHLADKTGIMNVVNSLKMELKMEHLRNETAEKELQHSVARLDLERDVRWKAVQDLTKVKPQTHKYVPELDCGHTSNLNKTLGTGIFGRVKLHQYQEQKIAVKDFSLNPRGVSKATLETCVIREANMMLSFKPHPNIVNVLGVIKTDDNLTDINSPGMLLAIEYVHGRSLWTLIKSAKSDARKRGLPWKMILKETADGINALHSMNIIHNDLKEDNIMIRHDNKRPVIIDFGKATFIDKPRWSKYKLKTKDELQEWRDDYPWIAPELLEDRVLPSESTDAFSYGFICHSVCDMTRYQDETLKKVWENLYRCEPRESLPTTFSWFD